From the Oryza glaberrima chromosome 5, OglaRS2, whole genome shotgun sequence genome, one window contains:
- the LOC127773937 gene encoding uncharacterized protein LOC127773937: MSNLLKAKSWVPEEKAAATASDEQNDKIKKVRELLGSQMTAEMPSFLSDATIRRFLRARNWSTEQATKALKETVKWRRQYRPDTIRWEDIPGREHEARRTYIADYFDKNGRIVFISNPTIKSKSSTKDQIKQLVYNLEIFAMHSENMEDECTVWLTDFQGWVLTNTPLPLLRECTHIIQNHYPGLISVAILSNPPRIFESFWKIVCYFIEPKLKEKVKFVYTNNPESHKIVADMFDLDKLESAFGGRNTLPFDMDKYAERMKRSDQMRGAPMHANGYSCSTQT, translated from the exons atgagtAATCTGCTCAAGGCTAAGAGCTGGGTACCAGAGGAGAAAGCTGCAGCGACTGCTTCTGATGAACAGAATGACAAG ATAAAGAAAGTCCGGGAACTCCTGGGAAGCCAGATGACAGCAGAGATGCCGTCATTCTTGTCGGACGCCACCATCCGCCGCTTCCTCCGGGCAAGGAACTGGAGCACGGAGCAAGCAACCAAGGCTCTCAAAGAGACTGTCAAGTGGAGGCGTCAGTACAGGCCGGACACAATCCGCTGG GAAGACATTCCTGGAAGGGAGCACGAAGCTAGGAGAACATATATAGCCGACTACTTTGATAAGAATGGAAGGATCGTCTTCATATCGAATCCGACAATTAAG AGTAAATCATCCACCAAGGACCAGATAAAACAGTTAGTGTATAACCTGGAGATTTTTGCCATGCACTCAGAAAACATGGAAGACGAATGTACTGTTTGGTTAACTGACTTTCAAGGCTGGGTGCTAACAAATACGCCATTGCCGTTGCTTCGTGAATGCACTCACATAATTCAAAACCATTATCCAGGGCTGATTTCTGTCGCAATCCTCAGCAACCCACCAAGGATTTTCGAATCCTTTTGGAAG ATTGTGTGCTATTTCATTGAGCCAAAGTTGAAAGAAAAAGTGAAGTTCGTATATACTAACAATCCAGAGAGCCACAAGATAGTTGCTGATATGTTTGACTTGGACAAGCTGGAGTCTGCGTTTGGGGGGAGGAACACACTTCCATTTGACATGGACAAGTATGCAGAGAGAATGAAACGAAGTGACCAAATGAGAGGAGCTCCCATGCATGCCAATGGCTACTCTTGCTCTACCCAAACCTGA